Proteins from a genomic interval of Stenotrophomonas sp. 24(2023):
- a CDS encoding YdcH family protein, producing the protein MFEDQPQSEIDARRARDPEFRLLHDQHRKLNKKCMDAELGVLPIDDVTLGRMKREKLLAKQRLLRMYETPLPSASAAP; encoded by the coding sequence ATGTTTGAAGATCAGCCCCAGAGCGAGATCGACGCCCGTCGTGCGCGAGATCCCGAGTTCAGGCTCCTCCATGACCAGCACCGGAAGTTGAACAAGAAGTGCATGGATGCCGAACTGGGCGTGCTCCCGATCGATGATGTCACCCTGGGTCGCATGAAGCGCGAGAAGCTTCTGGCCAAGCAACGCCTCCTGCGCATGTACGAAACGCCGTTGCCGTCGGCGTCCGCCGCCCCCTGA
- a CDS encoding pyridoxal-phosphate dependent enzyme gives MPIHSSVLELIGQTPIVKAQRLDAGVCELYLKLESANPGGSIKDRIGLSMIEAAEKRGELSPGATLVEGTAGNTGLGLALVAQQKGYKLILVVPDKMSREKIFNLKAMGAEVRLTRSDVAKGHPEYYQDLAKTIAEQTPGAYFINQFGNPDNPAAHEFGTGPEILEQMEGDLDAIVFGCGSSGTMTGLSRAFAKLSPKTELVLADPVGSILAEYINDGNLNDKSGSWLVEGIGEDFLPSISDFSRVKKAYAITDGESFHTARELLGKEGILGGSSTGTLLAAALKYCREQTTPKKVLVLVPDTGNKYLSKMYNDYWMLDNGFLQRPQHGDLRDLILRPYGQRDTVVIGPNDLLTTAYQRMKLYDVSQLPVMDGDQLVGIVDESDVLLHVYGDESRFRDTVSTAMVSKLDRLDVKSPIEALLPVFDRGQVAIVMNGDVFLGLITRIDLLNYLRRRVQ, from the coding sequence ATGCCCATCCATTCTTCCGTTCTCGAACTCATTGGCCAGACCCCGATCGTCAAGGCCCAGCGCCTGGATGCGGGGGTGTGCGAGCTGTACCTGAAGCTCGAAAGCGCCAACCCGGGCGGGTCGATCAAGGATCGCATCGGCCTGTCGATGATCGAGGCGGCGGAAAAGCGCGGCGAACTGAGCCCCGGGGCCACCCTGGTGGAAGGCACCGCCGGCAACACCGGCCTGGGCCTGGCGCTGGTGGCCCAGCAGAAGGGCTACAAGCTGATCCTGGTGGTCCCGGACAAGATGAGCCGGGAAAAGATCTTCAACCTCAAGGCCATGGGGGCCGAGGTACGCCTGACCCGGTCGGACGTGGCCAAGGGCCACCCGGAGTACTACCAGGATCTGGCAAAGACCATCGCCGAGCAGACCCCGGGCGCCTACTTCATCAACCAGTTCGGCAACCCGGACAACCCGGCCGCGCATGAGTTCGGCACCGGCCCGGAAATCCTGGAACAGATGGAGGGCGACCTGGACGCGATCGTGTTCGGCTGCGGCAGCTCGGGCACCATGACCGGCCTGTCGCGCGCCTTCGCCAAGCTGTCGCCGAAGACCGAGCTGGTGCTGGCCGACCCGGTCGGCTCGATCCTGGCCGAGTACATCAACGACGGCAACCTCAACGACAAGTCGGGCAGCTGGCTGGTGGAAGGCATCGGCGAGGATTTCCTGCCGTCGATCTCCGATTTCAGCCGCGTCAAGAAGGCCTACGCCATCACCGACGGCGAGAGCTTCCACACCGCGCGCGAGCTGCTGGGCAAGGAAGGCATCCTGGGCGGTTCGTCCACCGGCACCCTGCTGGCCGCGGCGCTGAAGTACTGCCGTGAGCAGACCACGCCGAAAAAGGTGCTGGTGCTGGTGCCGGACACCGGCAACAAGTACCTGTCCAAGATGTACAACGACTACTGGATGCTGGACAACGGCTTCCTGCAGCGCCCGCAGCACGGCGATCTGCGCGACCTGATCCTGCGTCCCTACGGCCAGCGCGATACTGTCGTGATCGGCCCGAACGACCTGCTGACCACGGCCTACCAGCGCATGAAGCTGTATGACGTGTCGCAGCTGCCGGTGATGGACGGCGACCAGCTGGTCGGCATCGTCGATGAAAGCGACGTGCTGCTGCACGTGTATGGCGACGAATCGCGTTTCCGCGACACGGTGTCCACCGCCATGGTCAGCAAGCTGGACCGCCTGGACGTGAAATCGCCCATCGAGGCGCTGCTGCCGGTGTTCGACCGTGGCCAGGTGGCCATCGTCATGAACGGGGATGTCTTCCTGGGCCTGATCACCCGTATCGACCTGCTGAACTATCTGCGCCGCCGCGTCCAGTAA
- a CDS encoding cystathionine gamma-synthase has protein sequence MSDTSTRSLALATLAIHGGQSPDPSTGAVMPPIYATSTYAQSSPGEHQGFEYSRTHNPTRFAYERCVAALEGGTRGFAFASGMAASSTVIELLDAGSHVVAMDDIYGGSFRLFERVRRRTAGLDFSFVDLTDLAAFEASITPKTKMVWIETPTNPMLKIVDIAAVAAIAKRHGLIVVVDNTFASPMLQRPLALGADLVLHSATKYLNGHSDMVGGMVVVGDNAELAEQMAFLQNSIGGVQGPFDSFLALRGLKTLPLRMKAHCANALALAQWLETHPAIEKVIYPGLPSHPQHALAGTQMAGYGGIVSIVLKGGFEAAKRFCEKTELFTLAESLGGVESLVNHPAVMTHASIPVARREQLGISDALVRLSVGVEELGDLQVDLERTLAGATA, from the coding sequence ATGTCCGATACCTCCACCCGTTCGCTGGCCCTGGCCACCCTGGCCATCCATGGCGGGCAGTCGCCCGACCCCAGCACCGGTGCGGTGATGCCGCCGATCTATGCGACCTCCACCTATGCGCAGTCCAGCCCGGGCGAGCACCAGGGCTTCGAGTATTCGCGTACCCACAACCCGACGCGCTTTGCCTATGAGCGCTGCGTGGCCGCGCTGGAAGGCGGTACCCGCGGTTTCGCCTTCGCCTCGGGCATGGCCGCCAGTTCCACCGTGATCGAGCTGCTCGATGCCGGCAGCCATGTGGTGGCGATGGATGACATCTACGGGGGCAGCTTCCGCCTGTTCGAGCGCGTGCGCCGCCGCACCGCCGGGCTGGATTTCAGCTTCGTGGACCTGACCGACCTGGCCGCCTTCGAAGCGTCGATCACGCCGAAGACGAAGATGGTCTGGATCGAAACCCCGACCAACCCGATGCTCAAGATCGTGGACATCGCCGCGGTGGCCGCCATCGCCAAGCGCCATGGCCTGATCGTGGTGGTGGACAACACCTTCGCCTCGCCGATGCTGCAGCGCCCGCTGGCGCTGGGCGCGGACCTGGTGCTGCACTCGGCCACCAAGTACCTCAACGGCCATTCGGACATGGTCGGTGGCATGGTGGTGGTCGGTGACAACGCCGAACTGGCCGAGCAGATGGCCTTCCTGCAGAACTCCATCGGCGGCGTGCAGGGCCCGTTCGACAGCTTCCTGGCGCTGCGTGGCCTGAAGACCCTGCCGCTGCGCATGAAGGCGCACTGCGCCAACGCGCTGGCCCTGGCGCAGTGGCTGGAAACGCACCCGGCCATCGAGAAGGTGATCTACCCGGGCCTGCCCTCGCACCCGCAGCACGCGCTGGCCGGCACGCAGATGGCCGGTTACGGCGGCATCGTCTCGATCGTGCTCAAGGGCGGTTTCGAGGCGGCCAAGCGCTTCTGCGAGAAGACCGAGCTGTTCACCCTGGCCGAATCGCTGGGCGGCGTGGAAAGCCTGGTCAACCACCCGGCGGTGATGACCCACGCCTCGATCCCGGTCGCGCGCCGTGAACAGCTGGGCATCAGCGATGCGCTGGTGCGCCTGAGCGTGGGCGTGGAAGAGCTGGGGGACCTGCAGGTGGATCTGGAGCGGACGCTGGCAGGTGCCACCGCGTGA
- a CDS encoding ABC transporter permease: MTVSSAGVSVSPLALVRSFASNRVLIYQLAKREVISRYRGSLMGLAWSFFNPLLMLAVYTFVFSVVFNARWGGDTAHRGDFAIILFVGILVHGIFAECVNRAPSLIVGNASYVKRVVFPLDTLPWVAMGAALFHALVTLVVLLLAQLLIRGVLPVTALYFPLVIFPLVLFTMGLAWLLSALGVFVRDIGQMTGIFTTVLLFLAPVFYPVHALPESMRKWIYLNPLTFIIEQARDVLIWGKTPDFIGLGKYALLAAVVAWLGYVCFHKMRRGFADVI, translated from the coding sequence ATGACCGTGTCATCCGCCGGTGTTTCGGTTTCGCCGCTGGCGCTGGTCCGCAGCTTTGCCAGCAATCGCGTGCTGATCTACCAGCTGGCCAAGCGCGAGGTGATCAGCCGCTACCGGGGCTCGTTGATGGGCCTGGCATGGTCCTTCTTCAACCCGTTGCTGATGCTGGCCGTCTATACCTTCGTGTTCTCGGTCGTGTTCAACGCCCGCTGGGGCGGGGACACGGCGCACCGTGGGGATTTCGCGATCATCCTGTTCGTGGGCATCCTGGTGCACGGTATCTTTGCCGAGTGCGTGAACCGTGCCCCCAGCCTGATCGTCGGCAATGCCAGCTATGTCAAACGCGTGGTGTTCCCGCTGGACACGCTGCCCTGGGTGGCCATGGGCGCAGCGCTGTTCCATGCCCTGGTGACCCTGGTCGTGCTGCTGCTGGCCCAGCTGTTGATCCGGGGCGTCCTGCCGGTGACCGCGCTTTACTTCCCGCTGGTCATTTTCCCGTTGGTGCTGTTCACGATGGGGCTGGCCTGGCTGTTGTCGGCGCTGGGTGTCTTCGTCCGCGATATCGGGCAGATGACCGGCATCTTCACCACGGTCCTGCTGTTCCTGGCGCCGGTGTTCTATCCCGTCCACGCCCTGCCCGAATCCATGCGCAAATGGATCTACCTCAATCCGCTCACCTTCATCATCGAGCAGGCCCGTGACGTGCTGATCTGGGGCAAGACGCCGGATTTCATCGGCCTGGGCAAGTACGCGCTGCTCGCTGCGGTCGTTGCCTGGCTCGGCTATGTCTGCTTCCACAAGATGCGCCGAGGTTTTGCCGATGTCATCTAA
- a CDS encoding ABC transporter ATP-binding protein — translation MSSNASPREPDDLAIRVSGVTKCFQVYAQPQDRLKQALLPRLSRFLGRPAGMYYREFWALKGIDFEVRRGDTVGIIGRNGSGKSTLLQIICGTLQATTGEVSVRGRVAALLELGAGFNPEFTGRENVYMSASILGLSREDIDRKYDDIVAFADIGDFLEQPVKTYSSGMYVRLAFAVIAHVDADILVIDEALAVGDAIFVQKCMRYLRKFRENGTLLFVSHDTSSVLNFCQSAVWLDRGDMRMHGTAQETCNAYIEYCSQEVYGDTVKLQSRQAAASAAATPGVPAPARVEKELKVELFDNVANSAGWQSGVASIDAVTLCNDQGEPFTTFAGGEHVVLKIRATAHEPLKSPLIGFFVKDRLGQSLFGEHTYTYIQPPMEVEGGTRLEASFRFTLPLLPNGEYSMTVSIADGDPYTNTQHAWLHDAVLIRVASPKLRYGLVGIPFDEVTMTRAGEPQ, via the coding sequence ATGTCATCTAACGCCTCCCCGCGGGAACCGGACGATCTGGCGATCCGCGTTTCCGGTGTCACCAAGTGCTTCCAGGTCTACGCACAGCCGCAGGACCGCTTGAAGCAGGCACTGCTGCCGCGCCTGTCGCGCTTCCTGGGGCGTCCGGCGGGAATGTACTACCGCGAGTTCTGGGCGCTGAAGGGCATCGACTTCGAGGTCCGGCGTGGCGACACGGTCGGCATCATCGGCCGCAACGGCTCGGGCAAATCCACCCTGCTGCAGATCATCTGCGGCACGCTGCAGGCCACGACCGGCGAGGTCAGCGTCCGCGGCCGCGTGGCGGCCCTGCTGGAGCTCGGTGCCGGCTTCAACCCCGAATTCACCGGGCGCGAGAACGTCTACATGAGCGCCTCGATCCTGGGCCTGTCGCGCGAGGATATCGACCGCAAGTACGACGATATCGTCGCCTTTGCCGACATCGGTGATTTCCTCGAGCAGCCGGTAAAGACCTATTCCAGCGGCATGTACGTGCGCCTGGCCTTTGCCGTGATCGCCCATGTGGATGCGGACATCCTGGTGATCGACGAAGCGTTGGCGGTGGGCGATGCCATTTTCGTGCAGAAGTGCATGCGTTACCTGCGCAAGTTCCGCGAGAACGGGACCCTGCTGTTCGTCAGCCACGACACGTCTTCCGTGCTGAATTTCTGCCAGAGTGCGGTCTGGCTGGATCGTGGCGACATGCGCATGCATGGCACCGCGCAGGAAACCTGCAATGCCTACATCGAATACTGTTCCCAGGAAGTCTACGGCGATACCGTAAAGCTGCAGTCGCGGCAGGCAGCAGCCAGTGCGGCGGCCACGCCGGGCGTACCTGCGCCGGCACGCGTGGAAAAGGAACTGAAGGTCGAGCTGTTCGACAATGTGGCCAATTCGGCGGGATGGCAGTCCGGCGTGGCCAGCATCGATGCGGTCACCCTGTGCAACGACCAGGGCGAGCCGTTCACCACGTTCGCCGGTGGCGAGCACGTGGTGCTGAAAATCCGGGCGACGGCGCACGAGCCGCTGAAGAGCCCGCTGATCGGCTTCTTCGTCAAGGACCGCCTGGGCCAGTCGCTGTTCGGTGAGCACACCTATACCTACATCCAGCCTCCCATGGAAGTGGAGGGCGGTACGCGCCTGGAGGCCTCGTTCCGGTTCACCCTGCCACTGCTGCCCAATGGCGAATATTCGATGACCGTATCCATCGCCGACGGCGATCCGTATACCAACACGCAGCATGCATGGTTGCATGACGCGGTGCTGATCCGGGTGGCGTCGCCGAAGCTGCGCTATGGCCTGGTGGGCATCCCCTTCGATGAAGTGACCATGACGCGCGCCGGAGAACCGCAATGA
- a CDS encoding CatB-related O-acetyltransferase, translating to MSTGTPRVTEAHGFIPPLASTDPRISVGRYTYGSPQLKVWSEGERIQIGAFCSIADDVVIFGGGEHRLDWVTTYPLRIALNSPGAGHDGHPHTKGPTVIGNDVWIGHGAMIVSGVTIGDGACIGAGAVVARDVPPYAIVAGNPARVVRTRYDAQTVARLQAIAWWNWPIDRIRLFESLLCGGDVEAFISAAVA from the coding sequence ATGAGCACCGGCACGCCCCGCGTGACCGAGGCGCACGGCTTCATTCCGCCCCTGGCCAGCACCGACCCGCGCATCAGCGTGGGGCGCTATACCTACGGGTCGCCGCAGCTGAAGGTGTGGTCCGAAGGCGAACGCATCCAGATCGGCGCGTTCTGTTCGATCGCCGATGACGTGGTGATCTTCGGCGGTGGTGAACACCGGCTGGACTGGGTGACCACCTACCCGCTGCGCATCGCGCTCAATTCTCCCGGCGCCGGCCATGACGGCCACCCGCACACGAAGGGGCCGACCGTCATCGGCAACGATGTCTGGATCGGCCATGGCGCCATGATCGTCTCGGGGGTAACCATCGGTGATGGCGCCTGCATCGGTGCCGGTGCGGTAGTCGCGCGTGATGTGCCGCCCTATGCCATCGTTGCCGGCAATCCCGCCAGGGTCGTACGCACCCGCTATGACGCGCAGACGGTGGCCCGCCTGCAGGCCATCGCCTGGTGGAACTGGCCGATCGACCGCATCCGTTTGTTCGAGTCCCTACTGTGCGGAGGGGACGTCGAGGCGTTCATTTCCGCCGCCGTGGCCTGA
- a CDS encoding class I SAM-dependent methyltransferase, producing the protein MNDFPLSNSMLISPREVSFSAWLGHIPFASWLVEQLQPQSIVELGTHRGSSFLAFCQAVQEQGQTTRVFAIDTWEGDEHAGYYGDEIYNTLRDYQQRNYAGISEMLRMRFNEALPYFADGSVDLLHIDGLHTYDAVREDFESWLPKLSDRAVVIFHDTCVRERGFGVWQYWSEISRQYPAFEFTHTHGLGVLLVGRQHVPALADLAARAGAGGFAPINRLFDVLGSNIKRAEEIERVQAGLTDARSEVNRLGTLGHELQQRCLQLEQEVRDGRERVRLAEEQLQLQRQQAEQSAVTMEGLRRVVAEERTRSTEDVQALLSTQLDAQKQKLDKLLRPWWRR; encoded by the coding sequence ATGAACGATTTCCCGCTTTCGAACAGCATGCTGATTTCCCCGCGCGAGGTGTCGTTTAGCGCATGGCTGGGGCATATTCCTTTTGCCTCCTGGCTGGTGGAGCAGCTGCAGCCGCAGTCGATCGTCGAGCTGGGCACCCATCGCGGTTCGTCGTTCCTGGCCTTCTGCCAGGCGGTGCAGGAACAGGGGCAGACCACGCGCGTGTTCGCCATCGATACCTGGGAAGGGGATGAGCACGCCGGCTACTATGGCGATGAGATCTACAACACGCTGCGCGATTACCAGCAGCGCAACTATGCGGGCATTTCCGAGATGCTGCGCATGCGCTTCAATGAGGCCCTTCCCTATTTCGCCGATGGCAGCGTTGACCTGCTGCACATCGATGGTCTGCATACGTATGACGCCGTGCGCGAGGACTTCGAGAGCTGGCTGCCGAAGCTTTCCGACCGTGCCGTGGTGATCTTCCACGACACCTGCGTCCGTGAACGCGGTTTCGGCGTCTGGCAGTACTGGTCCGAAATCAGCAGGCAGTACCCGGCGTTTGAATTCACCCATACCCATGGGCTGGGGGTTCTGCTGGTGGGCAGGCAGCACGTCCCGGCGCTGGCCGACCTGGCGGCCCGTGCCGGCGCTGGCGGCTTCGCCCCGATCAACCGCCTGTTCGATGTCCTGGGCAGCAACATCAAGCGTGCCGAGGAAATCGAGCGTGTCCAGGCCGGTTTGACCGATGCCCGCAGCGAAGTGAACCGCCTGGGTACGCTGGGCCACGAGCTGCAGCAACGCTGCCTGCAGCTGGAACAGGAGGTGCGTGACGGCCGTGAGCGCGTGCGCCTGGCCGAAGAGCAGCTGCAGCTGCAGCGCCAGCAGGCCGAACAGAGTGCGGTGACCATGGAAGGGCTGCGCCGCGTCGTGGCCGAGGAGCGGACCCGGTCCACGGAGGACGTGCAGGCGCTGTTGAGCACGCAGCTCGATGCCCAGAAGCAGAAGCTGGACAAGCTGCTGCGGCCCTGGTGGCGTCGTTGA
- a CDS encoding glycoside hydrolase family 99-like domain-containing protein yields the protein MNMSDVKPICFYLPQYHPVAENSEWWGPGFTEWTNVAKGRPNFVGHYQPHIPRELGFYDLRLIDNMRAQAELAALYGIHGFCFYYYWFDGRRILELPLDNYLKSDIEFPFCVCWANENWTRTWDGLEKDVLLEQKHGADEDRRFMEDILPLLKDRRAIKVDGKPMLLVYRADLFPDAKETVERWRTVAREHGVGEIHLAAVQFYGIVDPHEWGFDAAVEFPPHTFIGAENRVTHAVEITNPEFRGGLVDYRKVVAQSISRPKPDFRWYRGIVPSWDNTARRQHTSHTLVGASPSIYQYWLTRLVEYTRVNNAPEDQLVFINAWNEWGEGCHLEPDLKNGLGYLEATHAALHGTPAAQDVLMKDKGLLHAVGGERMKALLEDRERLVNDVVLLSAEVRRTNPQGISSVPRPGLRALVGRCLRPFPRLRTFAVRVYHAWKA from the coding sequence ATGAATATGTCTGACGTCAAGCCTATCTGCTTCTATCTGCCTCAATACCACCCCGTAGCGGAAAACTCCGAGTGGTGGGGCCCGGGCTTTACCGAATGGACCAATGTTGCAAAAGGCCGGCCCAACTTCGTCGGGCACTACCAGCCGCATATTCCGCGCGAGCTGGGCTTCTATGACCTGCGGTTGATCGACAACATGCGTGCGCAGGCCGAGCTGGCCGCGCTGTATGGCATCCATGGCTTCTGCTTCTACTACTACTGGTTCGATGGCCGCCGCATCCTGGAGCTGCCATTGGACAACTATCTCAAGAGCGACATCGAATTCCCGTTCTGCGTGTGCTGGGCCAACGAGAACTGGACGCGCACCTGGGACGGCCTGGAAAAGGATGTGCTGCTGGAACAGAAGCATGGCGCCGATGAAGACCGCCGCTTCATGGAAGACATCCTGCCGCTGCTGAAGGACCGCCGGGCCATCAAGGTCGATGGCAAGCCCATGCTGCTGGTGTACCGCGCCGACCTGTTCCCCGATGCGAAGGAGACCGTTGAACGCTGGCGCACGGTGGCCCGTGAGCACGGTGTTGGCGAAATCCACCTGGCGGCCGTGCAGTTCTATGGCATCGTGGACCCGCACGAGTGGGGGTTCGATGCAGCGGTCGAGTTCCCGCCGCATACGTTCATCGGTGCTGAAAACCGGGTGACCCACGCCGTGGAGATCACCAACCCGGAGTTCCGCGGCGGCCTGGTGGACTACCGCAAGGTGGTCGCCCAGTCGATCAGCCGTCCCAAGCCGGACTTCCGCTGGTATCGCGGCATCGTGCCTTCCTGGGACAACACGGCGCGGCGCCAGCACACTTCGCACACGCTGGTCGGCGCATCACCGTCGATCTACCAGTACTGGCTCACCCGGCTGGTGGAGTACACGCGCGTGAACAACGCGCCGGAGGACCAGCTGGTGTTCATCAATGCCTGGAACGAGTGGGGCGAAGGCTGCCACCTCGAGCCGGACCTGAAGAACGGGCTGGGTTACCTGGAGGCCACGCATGCGGCGCTTCATGGAACACCGGCCGCCCAGGATGTGCTGATGAAGGACAAGGGCCTGCTGCATGCGGTGGGTGGTGAGCGCATGAAGGCCCTGCTGGAAGACCGTGAACGCCTTGTCAACGACGTGGTGCTGCTGTCGGCCGAAGTGCGGCGGACCAATCCGCAGGGCATTTCGTCGGTGCCGCGCCCGGGCCTGCGTGCGCTGGTCGGACGCTGCCTGCGCCCGTTCCCCCGCCTGCGCACGTTCGCGGTGCGGGTCTATCACGCGTGGAAGGCATGA
- a CDS encoding rhamnan synthesis F family protein encodes MKAVRRVAVVAHFDAEGRLTRFTRDLLDGLLQHAERIVLVSTRLSPDAAESLDARITVIIRENVGYDFYSFRTGVLAVEGLYSYDELIIANDSVLMIDPAGLDRAFAKMRNVDCGVWGMTESRQVSRHLQSYFLVFRRNVFFSQYFHQFWRDVRVLDDKWEIILSYEIGLTQWLLHHGVRIASAFEPDAQGMRKLTARLKRKRERDAAPARVGPPGKFDIQQANPVHYLWDDLYRQFGFIKTEVLRDDPNGVADVGLSNLIDDPAMLARVEEEVARMRSTRSTAMPLVTTRGDAPTQDELQRYGVTAIRADSLKARFAIVLHLYHMDLIGAIHGYMRNMIVDHDLFVSVKSVADRRVAVRFFQERNVRAFVYVHPNIGRDVGPFVSLLNTGLLDRYDAVCKLHSKKSVYHGAGGQWRDDLMKSLLGSSHTVLKILQAFTHEPGCGIVGPERAYVSNARFWGGNEERLRRLAAETGIEDACIRLGFFAGTMFWFRPAALNALRERAISLGEFDPEAGQLDATLAHVIERLFVLWIEQAGYFAGTTRAPGERLCHDDYEDQGIAVLPP; translated from the coding sequence ATGAAGGCGGTCCGCCGCGTTGCTGTTGTTGCCCATTTCGATGCCGAAGGCCGGCTGACCCGTTTCACCCGCGACCTGCTGGACGGCCTGCTGCAGCATGCCGAGCGCATCGTGCTGGTGTCCACCCGGCTTTCGCCGGACGCGGCGGAAAGCCTGGATGCGCGGATCACGGTCATCATCCGCGAGAACGTCGGTTACGACTTCTATTCCTTCCGCACCGGCGTGCTGGCCGTGGAAGGGCTGTATTCCTACGACGAGCTGATCATCGCCAATGACAGCGTGCTGATGATCGACCCGGCAGGCCTGGACCGGGCCTTCGCGAAGATGCGCAACGTCGATTGCGGTGTCTGGGGCATGACCGAGTCCCGCCAGGTCAGCCGCCACCTGCAGTCCTATTTCCTGGTGTTCCGCAGGAATGTGTTCTTCAGCCAGTACTTCCACCAGTTCTGGCGCGATGTGCGCGTGCTCGATGACAAGTGGGAGATCATTCTTTCCTATGAGATCGGCCTGACGCAGTGGCTGCTGCATCACGGCGTGCGGATCGCATCGGCGTTCGAGCCCGATGCGCAGGGCATGCGCAAGCTGACCGCCCGGCTGAAGCGCAAGCGTGAGCGTGATGCCGCCCCGGCCCGGGTGGGGCCCCCGGGGAAGTTCGACATCCAGCAGGCCAACCCCGTCCATTACCTCTGGGACGACCTGTACCGGCAGTTCGGGTTCATCAAGACCGAAGTGCTGCGCGATGACCCCAACGGCGTTGCCGATGTGGGCCTGTCCAACCTGATCGACGACCCTGCGATGCTGGCCCGCGTGGAGGAAGAGGTGGCACGGATGCGCTCAACGCGCAGTACCGCGATGCCACTGGTGACCACCCGCGGCGACGCACCGACGCAGGACGAACTGCAGCGCTATGGTGTCACGGCGATCCGGGCCGACAGCCTCAAGGCGCGTTTTGCGATTGTGCTGCACCTGTACCACATGGACCTGATCGGTGCGATCCATGGCTACATGCGCAACATGATCGTCGACCATGATCTGTTCGTTTCAGTGAAGTCGGTGGCCGACCGGCGGGTCGCCGTCCGTTTCTTCCAGGAACGCAACGTGCGGGCGTTCGTCTATGTGCACCCCAACATCGGCCGTGACGTGGGCCCGTTCGTCAGTCTGCTCAACACCGGCCTGCTCGATCGTTATGACGCGGTGTGCAAGCTGCATTCCAAGAAAAGCGTCTACCACGGTGCTGGCGGCCAGTGGCGCGACGACCTGATGAAATCGCTGCTGGGGTCCTCGCATACGGTGCTGAAGATCCTGCAGGCGTTCACGCATGAACCCGGGTGCGGCATTGTCGGCCCGGAACGGGCCTATGTCAGCAATGCCCGGTTCTGGGGCGGCAACGAGGAGCGCCTGCGGCGGCTGGCGGCCGAGACCGGCATCGAGGATGCATGCATCCGGCTTGGCTTCTTCGCCGGCACGATGTTCTGGTTCCGTCCAGCGGCCTTGAATGCGCTGCGTGAACGTGCGATCTCCCTGGGGGAATTCGATCCCGAAGCGGGGCAGCTCGATGCCACGCTGGCCCACGTGATCGAGCGGCTGTTCGTGTTGTGGATTGAACAGGCCGGCTATTTCGCCGGGACCACACGGGCGCCGGGCGAACGGCTGTGCCACGACGATTACGAAGACCAGGGCATCGCCGTGCTGCCTCCCTGA
- a CDS encoding GDSL-type esterase/lipase family protein, with amino-acid sequence MIRTSLLALALCLATGCTRAPTPVVAPPQAAAATPAPAGPPCLAAVIHDLQQQWPGNATVNIVAFGHSVPAGYGTTPQVQKRDAYPRLLEDALANAYPYAVLNVITAGVGGENSTQGRARFQRDALDHHPRVVLIDYGLNDRALPLAESTANLEKMIEASRAAGACPVLLTPTWDEQADPQRSDDTLAQQATMIRQLGHDAQVPVADSLAAFQAYPGDRAALMAQFNHPNRQGHQLVLERLLPLFLPTPP; translated from the coding sequence ATGATCCGCACATCACTCCTGGCGCTCGCCCTCTGCCTGGCCACCGGATGCACGCGCGCACCCACGCCGGTGGTGGCGCCCCCCCAGGCGGCGGCAGCGACCCCGGCTCCCGCCGGTCCGCCGTGCCTGGCGGCGGTGATCCACGACCTGCAGCAGCAGTGGCCCGGCAACGCCACGGTCAACATCGTCGCGTTCGGGCACAGCGTGCCCGCAGGCTACGGCACCACCCCGCAGGTTCAGAAGCGTGATGCCTATCCGCGGCTGCTGGAAGATGCCCTTGCCAACGCGTACCCGTATGCCGTGCTGAATGTCATCACCGCAGGCGTGGGGGGCGAGAACTCCACGCAGGGCCGTGCACGCTTCCAGCGCGATGCGCTGGACCATCACCCCCGGGTGGTGCTGATCGACTATGGCTTGAACGATCGCGCGCTTCCATTGGCCGAATCCACGGCCAACCTCGAAAAGATGATCGAAGCCAGCCGTGCGGCCGGCGCCTGCCCGGTCCTGCTGACCCCGACCTGGGACGAACAGGCCGATCCGCAACGCAGCGACGACACGCTTGCACAGCAGGCAACGATGATCCGGCAGCTGGGGCACGATGCGCAGGTTCCCGTCGCCGACAGCCTGGCTGCATTCCAGGCCTATCCCGGCGACCGCGCTGCACTGATGGCACAGTTCAACCACCCCAACCGCCAGGGCCACCAGCTCGTCCTGGAACGGTTGCTGCCGCTGTTCCTGCCCACCCCGCCATGA